A single genomic interval of Spinacia oleracea cultivar Varoflay chromosome 6, BTI_SOV_V1, whole genome shotgun sequence harbors:
- the LOC110791530 gene encoding 60S ribosomal protein L13a-4: protein MVSGSGIMAKRVVVDARHHMLGRLASIVAKELLTGQRVVVVRCEEIALSGGLVRQKMKYLRFLRKRMNTKPSHGPIHFRAPSKIFWRTVRGMIPHKTKRGAAALARLKVYEGVPPPYDKIKRVVVPDALKVLRLQKGHKYCLLGRLSKEVGWNHYDTIRELEEKRKERSKVVYERKKQLIKLKAKAEKAVEEKLGSQLEILAPVKY from the exons ATGGTGTCTGGTTCAGGAATCATGGCGAAGAGGGTAGTCGTCGACGCCCGCCACCACATGTTGGGCCGTCTAGCCTCCATTGTTGCCAAGGAGCTTCTCACCGGCCAGCGTGTCGTGGTGGTTCGTTGTGAAGAGATCGCTCTTTCCGGTGGTCTAGTTAGACAGAAGATGAAGTATCTCCGATTTCTCCGCAAGAGGATGAACACCAAGCCTTCTCACGGCCCCATTCATTTCCGAGCTCCTTCGAAGATCTTCTGGCGTACAGTTAGAGG TATGATTCCTCACAAGACCAAGAGAGGAGCTGCTGCATTAGCAAGGTTGAAGGTGTACGAGGGTGTCCCCCCACCGTACGACAAAATCAAGAGGGTGGTTGTTCCTGATGCTCTAAA GGTGTTGAGGCTTCAAAAGGGCCACAAGTACTGCTTGCTTGGCCGTCTATCCAAGGAAGTCGGCTGGAACCACTACGACACCATCAGG GAACTTGAGGAGAAACGAAAGGAAAGATCTAAGGTAGTCTACGAGAGGAAGAAGCAACTCATCAAATTGAAGGCGAAGGCCGAGAAGGCTGTTGAGGAGAAGCTTGGATCTCAGCTAGAAATTCTTGCCCCAGTCAAGTACTGA
- the LOC110791540 gene encoding 2-alkenal reductase (NADP(+)-dependent)-like, whose amino-acid sequence MEGVDNVESKECYMAAYSRDGVPSSDHLKFRIVSLSLAVDSIPDDHIAIRSLWISVDPYLRSRMTGVEEDGLNVTQFPINQVIVSYGVGKIVKSKDEKYKEGDLVVIAEMPVAEYSVLPSKAVTTKIDPALEVSPSEYLNVLGVPGYAAWVGIQVIGKPKAGENVFISAAAGGVGMIAGQLAKLKGCRVVGSTGSDDKVKLLKEEFGFDEVINYKKEPDLDAALSKYFPNGIDIYFENVGGKTLEAVLNHVNTYARIPLSGMISQYNEVWTEREGVRNLLNMVGKEVHMQGFMLRSYMHLFGDFATEMGGYLKEQKLTSKLKINKGIESFLDSMGSLFTSSNIGKVVIQV is encoded by the exons atGGAGGGAGTTGATAATGTGGAAAGCAAAGAATGTTACATGGCAGCCTATTCTAGAGATGGTGTACCATCATCTGATCATCTCAAGTTTAGAATTGTTAGTTTATCCTTAGCCGTTGATTCGATCCCCGATGATCATATCGCTATTCGGAGCCTTTGGATCTCGGTCGACCCGTATCTACGCTCCAGAATGACCGGTGTTGAAGAGGATGGTCTTAATGTCACCCAGTTTCCCATTAACCAG GTGATTGTATCATATGGTGTAGGGAAGATTGTTAAATCGAAGGATGAGAAGTATAAGGAGGGTGATTTGGTAGTTATCGCAGAAATGCCTGTTGCAGAGTATAGTGTTTTACCCTCTAAAGCTGTCACTACTAAAATTGATCCTGCCTTAGAAGTCAGCCCTTCAGAGTATCTCAATGTACTTG GCGTACCGGGTTATGCAGCATGGGTAGGAATACAAGTAATAGGAAAGCCAAAGGCAGGGGAAAATGTGTTCATTTCTGCTGCTGCTGGGGGTGTTGGCATGATTGCTGGCCAATTGGCTAAACTTAAAGGTTGTCGGGTTGTTGGAAGCACCGGATCTGATGATAAG GTGAAACTATTGAAGGAGGAATTTGGGTTTGATGAAGTAATTAACTACAAGAAAGAACCAGATCTTGACGCTGCTTTAAGCAA ATACTTCCCTAATGGAATTGATATATACTTCGAGAACGTGGGAGGAAAAACTCTTGAGGCTGTTCTCAATCATGTTAATACGTATGCACGTATTCCACTTTCTGGAATGATATCCCAATACAATGAG GTTTGGACAGAAAGGGAAGGAGTGAGAAATCTATTGAACATGGTGGGAAAGGAAGTTCATATGCAAGGATTCATGTTGCGATCATATATGCACCTATTTGGAGATTTTGCGACAGAAATGGGTGGATATTTGAAGGAACAAAAACTTACTTCCAAACTTAAAATCAACAAGGGTATTGAGAGCTTTTTAGATAGCATGGGTTCACTTTTTACAAGTTCCAATATTGGGAAAGTGGTCATTCAAGTTTAA
- the LOC110791520 gene encoding hsp70 nucleotide exchange factor FES1 — protein MRAVRLILILSLIIVISATVAWASDAKVNKSALGLFWSTGKEEGELFRKTQSEESEALDGNDELDGGFSSLDGMLQWAIGHSDPAKLKEGAKSVQHLSDDELKKRQIEIKELMEKLKMPSDAELMKIAIDDLNNSSTTLENRLLALEEILTLVEPIDNANDLGKLGGLAAVIRQLDNVEPDVRKLAAWVLGKASQNNPVVQKQVLDFGILAKLVKMVRSDVVDEATKALYAVSALIRNNQNGQEIFYAEAGDLMLKDILSNSTFDIRLRRKCVFLISDLAVSQLENADKAELPFFRDHVFLRAIVNLTSSDDLDLQEKALDAIKNLLQLRTISASALKDFCALDKALERMRLQLQQLMEDEDQRDYAQDVEILRREVELIFYKKLEKGFHVPT, from the exons ATGAGGGCAGTTAGATTGATCCTTATTCTGTCCCTAATCATTGTAATATCAGCAACGGTGGCGTGGGCAAGTGATGCCAAGGTGAACAAGTCAGCTCTGGGGTTGTTTTGGTCAACCGGTAAAGAAGAAGGAGAGTTATTTAGGAAGACACAATCTGAAGAATCCGAAGCATTGGATGGCAATGATGAGCTTGATGGTGGTTTCTCTTCTCTTGATGGGATGTTACAGTGGGCGATAG GACACTCTGATCCAGCTAAGTTAAAGGAAGGTGCAAAGTCTGTGCAGCACCTATCCGATGATGAGCTAAAGAAGCGCCAAATAGAAATTAAG GAACTAATGGAAAAACTAAAAATGCCTTCAGATGCAGAGTTGATGAAAATTGCAATAGATGACTTGAACAATTCCTCTACCACTTTGGAAAATCGTCTTCTCGCTCTAGAAGAAATTTTGACACTCGTTGAGCCTATAGATAATGCCAATG ATTTGGGCAAACTTGGGGGTCTTGCTGCTGTCATAAGACAGCTAGACAATGTCGAGCCAGATGTAAGGAAACTCGCTGCCTGGGTTCTTGGAAAAGCCAGCCAAAACAATCCAGTTGTTCAGAAGCAG GTTTTGGATTTTGGTATACTGGCAAAGCTCGTGAAGATGGTGAGATCTGATGTTGTGGACGAGGCCACCAAAGCATTGTATGCAGTTTCTGCCTTAATCAGAAACAATCAAAATGGCCAGGAAATTTTTTATGCGGAAGCTGGAGACTTGATGCTCAAG GATATATTGAGCAATTCGACCTTTGACATTAGATTACGCCGGAAATGCGTCTTTCTTATTAGTGACTTGGCAGTGTCTCAGTTAGAGAATGCAGATAAAGCCGAACTTCCCTTTTTTAGGGATCATGTTTTTCTAAGGGCGATAGTTAATTTAACGTCATCAGATGACCTTGATCTTCAGGAAAAG GCACTTGATGCGATCAAGAATTTACTACAACTTAGAACGATCTCGGCTTCGGCTTTAAAGGATTTTTGTGCTTTGGACAAGGCATTGGAAAGAATGAGGCTGCAACTGCAGCAGTTAATGGAGGATGAAGATCAAAGAGATTATGCACAAGATGTGGAAATCCTTCGCCGAGAGGTGGAACTGATTTTTTACAAGAAGCTTGAGAAA GGTTTTCATGTTCCCACATGA